Proteins co-encoded in one Papaver somniferum cultivar HN1 chromosome 5, ASM357369v1, whole genome shotgun sequence genomic window:
- the LOC113281687 gene encoding protein PSY1-like: MGRFYFFKILLVSAMILSLFFSQGSARNLVSLGNDDHSTVDVENGRRMLQVNVMDYKEPGANPKNTPVLPPPPPAEV, from the exons ATGGGTCGATTTTACTTTTTCAAGATTCTTCTTGTTTCAGCTATGATTTTGTCTCTTTTTTTCTCACAGG GATCTGCAAGAAATTTAGTAAGTTTGGGAAATGATGATCATTCTACTGTTGATGTAGAG AATGGAAGAAGGATGTTGCAAGTTAATGTTATGGATTATAAAGAACCAGGGgcaaatccaaaaaatactccTGTTTTGCCTCCTCCCCCTCCTGCAGAAGTCTAA